A window of Streptomyces sp. NBC_01224 genomic DNA:
ATTGAATCCGACGACCGCGGGCGACACATCGCTGTCGACACCCAGCTTCTCGCTGTCCACCGCGTACACGGTGAAGACATAGCGGTGGTTCTCACCGGCCGGCGGCGCGGCACCGCCGAAGTCCTTCGACCCGTAGTCGTTACGGACCTGTACGGCACCGGCCGGCAGGCCCTCGAACTTCCCGCTGCCCGCACCGGCCGGCAGCTCCGTGACCGATGCCGGGACGTCGAAGAGCACCCAGTGCCAGAATCCGCTGCCCGTAGGAGCATCGGGAT
This region includes:
- a CDS encoding YbhB/YbcL family Raf kinase inhibitor-like protein, with product MTEPKRAPLPHDFHPEVPSFTVVSEDLAPGAVLADAQVFAAGNTSPQLRWEGFPDRTKSFAVTCFDPDAPTGSGFWHWVLFDVPASVTELPAGAGSGKFEGLPAGAVQVRNDYGSKDFGGAAPPAGENHRYVFTVYAVDSEKLGVDSDVSPAVVGFNLRFHTLGRAQLIGEYTGPA